A single Montipora foliosa isolate CH-2021 chromosome 7, ASM3666993v2, whole genome shotgun sequence DNA region contains:
- the LOC138010387 gene encoding uncharacterized protein: MKNVLRRQGKLRVARDAKKNNSPVTVERNQELLWALIINFFVAVETLLATSSAVSNAANLDTGLRTANPCSGREVTSRLATILSLESPTTSQPQANQLNKSIDDALAQIMLSSNSWKGFQQFSSINVYEVLNVMLKSRSDSTTKAYVRVIRKSLDWSKSRQFNMQLPFPLSVVSLYLFEVQQSSASSSSVILAHVALKWLHSFVPSLDRNPLDSEFCRNVVESAKRQKS, from the exons ATGAAAAACGTCTTAAGAAGGCAAGGGAAGCTGCGAGTCGCAAGAGACGCCAAAAAGAACAACTCTCCAGTGACCGTGGAAAGAAACCAAGAATTGCTTTGGGCACTGATAATCAACTTTTTCGTG GCCGTAGAGACGCTTTTGGCGACTTCTTCCGCTGTTTCAAATGCGGCAAATTTGGACACTGGGCTAAGGACTGCCAATCCTTGTTCTGGCCGGGAAGTTACCAGCCGCTTAGCTACAATTCTTTCCCTGGAATCTCCTACAACAAGCCAACCTCAGGCCAATCAGCTCAACAAAAGCATTGATGATGCCTTGGCGCAG ATTATGCTATCAAGTAATTCTTGGAAAGGCTTTCAACAGTTTTCTTCAATCAACGTTTATGAAGTGCTAAATGTTATGTTGAAGTCCAGGTCGGATTCGACCACTAAAGCTTACGTTCGTGTTATCAGAAAGTCCTTGGACTGGTCTAAAAGTAGACAGTTCAACATGCAGTTACCTTTTCCTCTTAGTGTTGTTTCTCTATATTTGTTTGAAGTTCAGCAGTCTTCCGCTTCTAGCTCCTCAGTAATTTTAGCCCATGTGGCCCTTAAAtggttacattcttttgtccctAGTTTGGATCGTAATCCTTTAGATAGCgaattttgcagaaatgtcGTCGAATCCGCTAAACGCCAGAAGTCATAG